Proteins found in one Oncorhynchus gorbuscha isolate QuinsamMale2020 ecotype Even-year linkage group LG15, OgorEven_v1.0, whole genome shotgun sequence genomic segment:
- the LOC123996452 gene encoding extensin-like — MSTFLRSHPSTFLRSPPSTFLRTHPSTFLRSLPSTSFRSLPSTFLRSPPSTFFRSPPSLSFRSPPSTSFQSPPRTFLRSLPSTFLRPRLSTFLRPRPSTFLRPHPSTFLRTFLRSPSASSSGLLSTFLRSPPAPSLRSPHSTFLQSHPSTSFRTFLRSPPAPPFGLPSTTFQSLPSTFLRSPHSTSFRSPPAPSSGFPQHLPPVSPQHLPPHLPPVSPAPSSGLPQPLLPVSLSTTFQSLPSTFLQSPLSTFLQSLPSNSFRSPPSTSFRSHPSTFFRSPPSTTFRSLPSTFLRSPLSTFLQSLPSNSFRSPPAPPSGLPSTFLRSPPAPPFGLPQHLPPVSPQHLPLTSPQHLPPTSPQHLPPTSPQHLPLTSPQHLPPTSPQHLPLVSSQHLPPVSPSTSFRSPQHLLPVSPQHLLPVSPSTSFRSPPAPSSGLSPAPSSGLPSTFLRSPLSTFLRPRPSTFLRPRPSTFLRSPPAPSSGLPQHLQLVSPSTFLRSPPAPSSDLTPAPSSDFAPAHSSGLPQHLPPTSSQHLPPTSSQHIPPVSPSTFLRSLPSTFLRSPPAPSSGLPQHLPLTSPQYLPPTSPQHIPPVSLSTFLRSPSAPSSDLASASSSDLVPAPSSGLPKQLPPISPQHLPPTSSQHLPPVSPQHLLSVSPQHLLPVSPQHLLPVSPSTSFRSLPSRFLRSPQHLLSVSPSTSFRSPPAPPSSQPPAPSSGLSPAPSSDLASAASSDLVPAPSSDLTPAPPLGLPQHLLPVSPSTFLRSPLSTFLRSLPSTSFRSPPSISFRSPPSTFLRSLPSTFLRPRPSTFLRPRPSTFLRSPQATSSDLTLAPSSGLPQHLLPVSPQHLPQTSPQHLPPTSSQHLPPVSPSNFLRPHLSTFLRSPPAPPSGLSSAPSSDLASAPSSGLPQHLPPTETHHHQHYISLL, encoded by the exons atgag CACCTTCCTCCGGTCCCAccccagcaccttcctccggtctcctcccagcaccttcctccggACTCAccccagcaccttcctccggtcCCTCCCCAGCACCTCCTTTCGGTCACtccccagcaccttcctccggtctCCCCCCAGCACCTTCTTCCGGTCTCCCCCCAGCCTCTCCTTCCGATCTCCCCCCAGCACCTCCTTCCAGTCTCCCCCCAGAACCTTCCTCCGGTCTCtccccagcaccttcctccgaCCTCGCCTCAGCACCTTCCTCCGACCTCGTCCCAGCACCTTCCTCCGACCTCAccccagcaccttcctccg caccttcctccggtctCCCTCAGCATCTTCCTCCGGTCTCCTcagcaccttcctccggtctCCCCCAGCACCTTCCCTCCGGTCTCCCCACAGCACCTTCCTCCAGTCTCACCCCAGCACCTCCTTTCG caccttcctccggtctCCCCCAGCACCTCCTTTCGGTCTCCCCAGCACCACCTTCCAGTCTCtccccagcaccttcctccggtctCCCCACAGCACCTCCTTCCGGTCTcccccagcaccttcctccggtttcccccagcaccttcctccggtTTCCCCAcagcaccttcctccg caccttcctccggtctCCCCAGCACCTTCTTCcggtctcccccagcctctccttCCGGTCTCCCTCAGCACCACCTTCCAGTCTCTCCCCAGCaccttcctccagtctcccctcAGCACTTTtctccagtctctccccagcAACTCCTTTCGGTCTCCCCCCAGCACCTCCTTCCGGTCTCACCCCAGCACCTTCTTCCGGTCTCCCCCCAGCACCACCTTCCGGTCTCtccccagcaccttcctccggtctCCCCTCAGCACTTTCCTCCAGTCTCTCCCCAGCAACTCCTTTCGGTCTCCCCCAGCACCTCCTTCCGGTCtccccagcaccttcctccggtctCCCCCAGCACCTCCTTTCGGTCTcccccagcaccttcctccggtctCCCCTCAGCACCTTCCTCTGACCTCAccccagcaccttcctccgacctcgccccagcaccttcctccgaCCTCTCCCCAGCACCTTCCTCTGACCTCAccccagcaccttcctccgaCCTCGCCCCAGCACCTTCCTCTAGTCTCTTCCCAGCaccttcctccagtctcccctAGCACCTCCTTTCGGTCTCCCCAGCACCTCCTTCCGGTCTCCCCACAGCACCTCCTTCCGGTCTCCCCCAGCACCTCCTTCCGGTCTCCCCCAGCACCTTCCTCTGGTCTCtccccagcaccttcctccggtctccccagcaccttcctccggtctCCCCTCAGCACCTTCCTCCGACCTCGTCCCAGCACTTTCCTCCGACCTCGTCCCAGCACATTCCTCCGGTCTcccccagcaccttcctccggtctCCCCCAGCACCTTCAACTGGTCTcccccagcaccttcctccggtctCCCCCAGCACCTTCCTCTGACCTCAccccagcaccttcctccgaCTTCGCCCCAGCACATTCCTCAGGTCTCCCTCAGCACCTTCCTCCGACCTCGTCCCAGCACCTTCCTCCGACCTCGTCCCAGCACATTCCTCCGGTCTCCCCCAGCACATTCCTCCGGTCTCtccccagcaccttcctccggtctcccccagcaccttcctccggtctCCCCCAGCACCTTCCTCTGACCTCACCCCAGTACCTTCCTCCGACCTCGCCCCAGCACATTCCTCCGGTCTCCCTcagcaccttcctccggtctCCCTCAGCACCTTCCTCCGACCTCGCCTCAGCATCTTCCTCCGACCTCGtcccagcaccttcctccggtctCCCCAAGCAACTTCCTCCGATCTCGCCTCAGCACCTTCCTCCGACCTCGTCCCAGCaccttcctccagtctcccccCAGCACCTCCTTTCGGTCTCCCCCCAGCACCTCCTTCCGGTCTCCCCCCAGCACCTCCTTCCGGTCTCCCCCAGCACCTCCTTCCGGTCTCTCCCCAGCAGATTCCTCCGGTCTCCCCAGCACCTCCTTTCGGTCTCCCCCAGCACCTCCTTCCGGTCTCCCCCAGCACCTCCTTCCAGTCAACCCCCAGCACCTTCCTCTGGTCTCtccccagcaccttcctccgaCCTCGCCTCAGCAGCTTCCTCCGACCTTGTCCCAGCACCTTCCTCCGACCTCACCCCAGCACCTCCTTTAGGTCTCCCCCAGCACCTCCTTCCGGTCTcccccagcaccttcctccggtctCCCCTCAGCACTTTCCTCCGGTCTCTCCCCAGCACCTCCTTTCGGTCTCCCCCCAGCATCTCCTTCCGGTCTCCtcccagcaccttcctccggtctCTCCCTAGCACCTTCCTCCGACCTCGTCCCAGCACCTTCCTCCGACCTCGtcccagcaccttcctccggtctCCCCAAGCAACTTCCTCCGACCTCACCTTAGCACCTTCCTCCGGTCTCCCCCAGCACCTCCTTCCGGTCTCTCCTCAGCACCTTCCTCAGACCTCGCCTCAGCACCTTCCTCCGACCTCGTCTcagcaccttcctccggtctCCCCAAGCAACTTCCTCCGACCTCACCTcagcaccttcctccggtctCCCCCAGCACCTCCTTCCGGTCTCTCCTCAGCACCTTCCTCAGACCTCGCCTcagcaccttcctccggtctCCCCCAGCACCTACCTCCTACcgaaacacatcatcatcaacattacATCAGCCTCCTCTGA